In Bacteroidota bacterium, a single genomic region encodes these proteins:
- a CDS encoding T9SS type A sorting domain-containing protein, which produces MTKPYRFSKLFFLFIAHCLLIYPAFAQEVLWEEWSGYENQYFSTLDETKDGGFILGGPTYILNMSRNFWLIKTDSLGHRIWQRNYGGMGDDNLHNVLQTKDGGYLLGGNSNSPASGNKSENNIGFFDFWVVKTDSLGNILWENTIGGSGDDVLYDMKETDDGGCILIGKSKSNTSGDKSQNSRGTYDFWLVKLDTLGIVQWEKTIGGNLNETPASVVQTKDNGFLLGGSSESGISGEKTKASVGLTDYWIIKVDSLGGIEWQNTIGGAQSDNMSALDLANDGGFVIVGNSQSSVSGDKSENNIGIIDYWIVKTDSIGAMQWQNTIGGTKEDQSHKIVATKDGGYIIAGESRSPISGDKTEANMDSANYFQGFVPWIVRLDSAGNIKWQNTLQNSYTGIYGWDMNVLDIVETRNHDFVTAEYSEFYAVWTTEYIEGLMRRITETLNTISGTIYVDANSNGVQNIGEKVLYNHKIIDNNTNRFAFSLIDGSYSLVVLDSGNFTVSTPIPNFYTSAPLTNTAYFNGFRQIDSLNNFAFQPLGVVNDLWVIENGTSRLRPGFNGMYTIQYGNSGTTTLSPSIVLYLDPLLTYSYSDSIPFLVTADSIVWNLAPLAPFESGTIKVVFGIQASAQIGTSAHSSIHIYPFINDTIPTSNSHTCHDPISGSYDPNDILVNKEQLTTNELATQPYLDYIIRFQNTGNDTAFNIRISNPIDINFLQISTIEFVNASHPVNLKWLYWEGNMEFKFPNVLLPDSGTNQLLSNGYVHYRIKPKTTLQVGDTIPNNAFIYFDFNLPVATNIAHTEIVQPNTIPSSKNQEKESLAIFPNPAKDEINILFSSQTKEETPVSIFDVFGREVLSKKITATDHKILLTNLSPGVYVLKVNSQTRKFVKR; this is translated from the coding sequence ATGACAAAACCATACCGCTTTTCAAAATTATTTTTCTTGTTTATTGCCCATTGCTTATTAATTTATCCAGCTTTTGCGCAAGAGGTTCTGTGGGAGGAATGGTCAGGATATGAAAATCAATATTTCTCTACCCTTGATGAAACGAAGGATGGCGGATTTATTCTTGGCGGGCCAACTTACATTTTGAATATGAGTCGAAATTTTTGGCTAATTAAAACTGATTCTTTAGGTCATAGAATCTGGCAAAGAAACTACGGGGGAATGGGTGATGATAATTTACATAATGTGCTGCAAACCAAGGATGGTGGATATCTCCTAGGAGGAAATTCAAACTCTCCTGCTTCTGGCAATAAATCTGAAAATAATATTGGTTTTTTCGATTTCTGGGTCGTCAAAACTGATTCACTTGGCAACATCCTTTGGGAAAATACTATTGGGGGAAGCGGGGACGATGTTCTTTATGATATGAAGGAAACAGATGACGGTGGTTGCATTCTTATTGGCAAATCAAAGTCTAATACTTCCGGTGATAAATCACAAAACAGCAGGGGAACGTATGACTTTTGGCTCGTAAAACTTGATACCTTGGGAATTGTGCAGTGGGAAAAAACAATTGGTGGAAATTTAAACGAAACTCCTGCTTCTGTTGTTCAAACAAAAGATAATGGCTTTTTGTTAGGCGGCTCCTCTGAATCCGGAATTTCCGGAGAAAAAACGAAAGCTAGTGTCGGGTTAACGGATTATTGGATAATAAAAGTAGATAGTCTCGGAGGTATTGAGTGGCAGAATACAATAGGCGGCGCTCAGTCAGACAATATGAGTGCATTAGATCTGGCTAACGATGGTGGTTTCGTTATTGTTGGGAATTCTCAATCAAGCGTTTCAGGCGATAAATCAGAAAACAATATTGGGATTATTGACTATTGGATTGTTAAGACAGATAGCATTGGTGCGATGCAATGGCAAAATACTATTGGAGGAACAAAAGAGGATCAGTCGCATAAAATTGTTGCAACCAAAGACGGTGGATATATAATTGCCGGAGAGTCACGATCTCCCATTTCCGGAGATAAAACTGAAGCCAATATGGATAGTGCAAATTATTTTCAAGGTTTTGTTCCTTGGATTGTAAGGCTTGACTCTGCTGGTAATATAAAATGGCAAAATACCCTCCAGAATAGCTACACAGGTATTTATGGATGGGATATGAATGTTTTAGATATTGTTGAAACAAGGAACCATGATTTTGTTACTGCTGAGTATTCGGAATTTTATGCAGTATGGACGACAGAGTATATCGAGGGCTTAATGCGAAGAATCACGGAGACTTTAAATACAATAAGCGGAACTATTTATGTGGATGCAAATTCAAATGGGGTGCAAAACATAGGTGAAAAAGTACTTTACAATCATAAGATTATAGATAATAATACAAATAGATTTGCTTTTTCTTTAATTGATGGAAGCTATAGTCTTGTGGTTTTAGATAGTGGTAATTTTACTGTTTCAACCCCTATACCCAACTTTTACACATCTGCTCCATTAACTAACACAGCCTACTTTAATGGTTTTCGTCAAATAGATTCACTTAACAATTTTGCTTTTCAACCTTTGGGGGTTGTTAACGATCTTTGGGTAATTGAAAATGGAACTTCCCGCCTTCGCCCTGGATTTAATGGCATGTATACTATCCAGTATGGAAATTCCGGAACTACTACTCTTTCTCCAAGCATTGTTTTATATCTCGACCCTTTATTGACTTATTCTTATTCCGACAGTATTCCTTTTCTTGTAACTGCCGATTCTATTGTTTGGAACTTAGCACCATTAGCACCATTCGAAAGCGGAACCATTAAGGTTGTATTTGGAATCCAAGCTTCAGCTCAGATTGGCACCTCTGCTCATTCCAGCATTCATATTTATCCTTTCATTAATGATACGATTCCAACCTCTAATTCGCACACTTGCCATGACCCCATTTCGGGCAGTTATGACCCGAATGATATTCTGGTAAATAAAGAACAACTAACAACAAATGAACTTGCCACCCAACCCTATTTAGATTACATCATCCGTTTTCAAAATACCGGAAATGATACTGCTTTCAACATTCGGATCAGCAATCCCATTGATATCAACTTCTTACAAATTTCAACCATAGAGTTTGTAAATGCATCTCACCCTGTAAATCTCAAGTGGTTGTATTGGGAAGGAAATATGGAATTTAAATTCCCTAACGTTTTGCTTCCCGACAGTGGAACCAACCAATTGCTTTCAAACGGGTATGTGCATTACCGTATAAAACCAAAAACAACTTTACAAGTGGGTGATACAATTCCAAATAACGCTTTCATTTATTTTGACTTCAACCTTCCTGTGGCCACAAACATCGCTCATACTGAAATTGTGCAACCAAACACAATCCCTTCATCAAAAAATCAGGAGAAAGAATCATTGGCAATATTCCCCAATCCCGCAAAGGATGAAATAAACATACTATTCAGCAGCCAGACAAAAGAAGAAACCCCCGTTTCAATCTTTGATGTATTCGGAAGAGAAGTCCTCTCAAAAAAAATTACCGCCACCGATCACAAAATTTTACTAACAAATCTCTCCCCGGGAGTTTATGTTCTGAAAGTAAATTCCCAAACCAGGAAGTTCGTAAAAAGGTAA
- a CDS encoding M23 family metallopeptidase has translation MAEQEKKKKEQRFFYRIKNKFRLVIMNDETFEEKASFVLSPLNVFVFVGTLALFLIVLVSYIIAFTSLREYIPGYADVNMRKNIKTLALRVDSLDQELQNREMNISNFADILNDKKQNPKINPTAKDSTKKYEKLTLSGSFEDSMMRAEIESQSKYSLALGEESKAKSGIRNFFFFVPLKGVVTDSYKSGISHYGVDITAPENEAIKATLDGTVILATWTSETGYVIQVQHENNLVSIYKHNSVLLKKVGDKVNAGEAIAIIGNSGELTSGTHLHFELWFNGLPVDPQEYMSFN, from the coding sequence ATGGCAGAGCAAGAAAAAAAGAAAAAGGAACAACGTTTTTTTTACCGGATAAAAAACAAATTTCGACTGGTTATCATGAACGATGAAACCTTCGAAGAGAAGGCCTCGTTTGTGCTGTCGCCCTTGAATGTTTTTGTTTTTGTAGGTACCCTTGCTTTATTTTTGATTGTGCTTGTTTCCTACATCATTGCTTTTACCTCACTTAGAGAATACATTCCGGGTTATGCCGATGTGAACATGCGTAAAAACATTAAAACCTTGGCTTTGCGTGTGGATTCCTTGGATCAAGAATTACAAAATCGCGAAATGAACATTTCAAATTTTGCGGATATCCTCAACGATAAAAAGCAAAATCCCAAAATAAATCCAACAGCAAAAGACAGTACAAAGAAGTACGAAAAACTAACACTCTCGGGTTCTTTTGAAGACTCTATGATGCGCGCTGAAATTGAATCCCAAAGCAAGTACAGCCTAGCGCTCGGAGAAGAAAGCAAAGCAAAAAGCGGTATTCGAAATTTTTTCTTTTTTGTTCCTTTGAAAGGTGTTGTTACAGATTCTTACAAATCCGGTATATCTCACTATGGTGTGGATATAACAGCTCCCGAAAACGAAGCAATTAAAGCAACCTTAGATGGTACTGTGATTCTTGCCACTTGGACATCCGAAACCGGATACGTGATTCAGGTGCAGCATGAAAATAATTTAGTGAGTATTTATAAACACAACTCTGTGCTCTTGAAAAAAGTGGGCGACAAAGTGAATGCCGGTGAAGCCATTGCCATTATTGGAAATTCGGGAGAACTAACCAGCGGTACGCATTTGCATTTTGAACTTTGGTTCAATGGACTACCTGTTGACCCTCAGGAATACATGAGTTTTAATTAA
- a CDS encoding 1-deoxy-D-xylulose-5-phosphate reductoisomerase, with the protein MEEKKKVAILGSTGSIGTQALDVIKANPQSFEVEVLSAQNNADLLIQQAIEYNPNCVVIGDESKRQFVLDALQKRDIKVYSGLDALAQVVQMESIDMVLTALVGYAGLKPTLAAIRAGKQIALANKETLVVAGDLVTSLAKENAVNIYPVDSEHSAIFQCLVGEFHNPLEKIYLTASGGPFRGKDKDFLATVKKEQALKHPNWDMGTKITIDSASLMNKGLEVIEAKWLFGLKTEQIDVIVHPQSILHSIVQFQDGSMKAQMGLPDMKLPIQYALAYPSRLKSDFPRFDFMNYPSLTFEKADTKTFKNLALAYSALEKGGNMPCIINAANEVVVDAFLKDKISFLGMSDVIETCMAKATFVTKPSYEDYVNSDKEARTLALQLI; encoded by the coding sequence TTGGAAGAGAAAAAGAAAGTAGCGATTCTGGGCAGCACCGGTTCTATTGGTACACAGGCATTGGATGTAATTAAAGCCAATCCACAATCCTTTGAAGTTGAGGTATTGAGTGCCCAAAATAATGCTGATTTACTGATTCAGCAAGCAATTGAATATAATCCAAACTGTGTGGTGATTGGTGACGAAAGCAAAAGACAATTTGTTTTGGATGCATTGCAAAAACGTGATATAAAAGTGTATTCAGGTTTGGATGCCTTGGCTCAAGTAGTGCAAATGGAAAGCATCGACATGGTATTGACCGCACTCGTTGGCTATGCCGGATTAAAACCAACTCTAGCAGCAATAAGGGCCGGAAAACAAATTGCTTTGGCCAATAAGGAAACACTGGTTGTAGCCGGCGATTTGGTAACAAGCCTTGCAAAGGAAAATGCAGTAAATATTTATCCGGTTGATTCGGAGCATTCTGCAATATTTCAATGTTTAGTTGGTGAATTTCACAATCCACTTGAAAAAATTTATTTAACAGCTTCCGGAGGACCGTTTAGAGGAAAGGACAAGGATTTTTTAGCTACCGTAAAAAAGGAGCAAGCACTCAAGCATCCGAATTGGGATATGGGAACAAAAATTACAATCGATTCTGCAAGTCTTATGAACAAAGGTTTGGAAGTGATTGAAGCGAAATGGTTATTTGGATTAAAGACCGAACAAATTGATGTAATTGTACATCCTCAATCTATTCTGCACAGTATTGTTCAATTTCAAGATGGCAGCATGAAAGCGCAAATGGGATTGCCGGATATGAAATTGCCCATTCAATATGCTTTGGCTTATCCTTCTCGATTGAAATCTGATTTCCCTCGATTTGATTTCATGAACTACCCCAGTCTGACCTTTGAAAAGGCAGATACTAAAACCTTTAAAAACCTGGCCTTAGCCTACAGTGCATTGGAAAAAGGAGGCAACATGCCCTGTATTATTAATGCCGCAAACGAGGTGGTGGTTGACGCGTTTTTAAAAGATAAAATCTCATTTTTGGGAATGTCGGATGTCATTGAAACCTGCATGGCAAAAGCAACTTTTGTAACAAAGCCCAGTTATGAAGACTATGTAAACAGCGACAAAGAGGCTCGCACCTTGGCTTTACAACTAATTTAG